A genomic region of Notamacropus eugenii isolate mMacEug1 chromosome 3, mMacEug1.pri_v2, whole genome shotgun sequence contains the following coding sequences:
- the PAN2 gene encoding PAN2-PAN3 deadenylation complex catalytic subunit PAN2 isoform X1, whose amino-acid sequence MNFESLDPGLTEYAPALHPTLDPVLDAHLNPSLLQNVELDPEGVALEALSVPESVHIMEGVYSELHSVVAEVGVPVSVSHFDLHEEMLWVGSHGGHATSFFGPALERYSSFQVNGSDDIRQIQSLENGVLFLTKNNLKYMARGGLILFDYLLDESEDMHSLLLTESSTLLVGGLQNHVLEIDLTTVQETQKYAVEVPGITIMRQSSRFFFCGHTSGKVSLRDLRTFKVEHEFDAFSGSLSDFDVHGNLLAACGFSSRLSGLACDRFLKVYDLRMMRAITPLQVHVDPAFLRFIPTYTSRLAIISQTGQCQFCEPTGLANPADIFHVNPVGPLLMTFDVSASKQALAFGDSEGCVHLWADSPEASFNPYSRETEFALPCLVDSLPPLDWNQDLLPLSLIPVPLTTDTLLSDWPAANSVPAPRRAPPVDAEILRTMKKVGFIGYAPNPRTRLRNQIPYRLKELDSEFDNFNQVPESPIGREEEPHLYMVSKKYRKVTIKYSKLGLEDFDFKHYNKTLFAGLEPHIPNAYCNCMIQVLYFLEPVRCLIQNHLCQKEFCLGCELGFLFHMLDLSRGDPCQGSNFLRAFRTIPEASALGLILADSDEVSGKGNLARLIQRWNRFILTQLHQDMQEQEGPQAYRGAGGSFCSSGDSVIGQLFSCEVENCSLCRCGKETVRVSSTLLFTLSYPESHSNDKSMKNYDFAQVLKRSICLEQNTQAWCENCEKYQPTVQTRNIRHLPDVLVINCEVNSSKEADFWKLQAEFAFKMAVKKAGGEIPKSKESALADWKDLGSPKGRPLCTSIEELKNVWLPYSIQMKLTKNKGLDVSNWTDGDEQSPLREEEDSIYVYDLMATVVHILDSRTGGSLVGHIKVGETYHQRKEGVTHQQWYLFNDFLIEPVDKCEAVQFDMSWKVPAILYYVKRNLNTKYNLSIKNPIEASVLLAEASLARKQRKTHATFIPLMLSEMPQAGDLVGLDAEFVTLNEEEAELRSDGTKSTIKPSQMSVARITCVRGQGPNEGVPFIDDYISTQEQVVDYLTQYSGIKPGDLDAKISSKHLTTLKSTYLKLRFLIDIGVKFVGHGLQKDFRVINLMVPKDQVIDTVYLFHMPRKRMISLRFLAWYFLDLKIQGETHDSIEDARTALQLYRKYLELSKNGSEPESFHKVLKGLYEKGRKMDWKVPEPDGQASPKNSAVFSTVLAL is encoded by the exons ATGAACTTTGAGAGCCTGGATCCTGGACTGACGGAGTATGCCCCAGCCCTGCATCCCACCCTGGACCCTGTCCTGGATGCCCACCTGAACCCTAGTCTGCTGCAGAATGTGGAGCTGGACCCCGAGGGAGTGGCCCTGGAGGCTCTGTCCGTCCCGGAGTCCGTGCACATCATGGAAGGCGTCTACTCGGAGCTGCACAGTGTGGTAGCCGAGGTGGGCGTGCCGGTATCCGTCTCCCACTTCGACCTCCACGAGGAGATGCTGTGGGTGGGGAGTCATGGG GGCCATGCCACCTCATTCTTTGGCCCAGCCCTGGAGCGCTATTCATCCTTCCAAGTCAATGGCAGTGATGACATTCGGCAGATCCAGAGCCTGGAGAATGGTGTTCTTTTTCTTACTAAGAACAACTTAAAGTACATGGCCCGTGGGGGACTCATTCTCTTTGATTACCT CCTGGATGAGAGTGAGGACATGCACAGCCTCCTCCTGACTGAGAGCAGCACCCTACTTGTAGGTGGACTACAAAACCATGTGCTGGAGATTGACCTTACCACTGTCCAGGAAACACAGAAG TATGCTGTGGAGGTACCAGGCATCACCATCATGAGGCAGTCCAGTCGCTTTTTCTTCTGTGGTCACACATCTGGCAAG GTATCTCTTCGGGATCTTCGTACTTTCAAGGTCGAGCATGAATTTGATGCCTTCTCAGGAAGTTTGTCAGACTTTGATGTGCATGGCAACCTGCTGGCAGCCTGTGGCTTCTCTAGCCGCTTGAGTGGTTTGGCCTGTGACCGATTCCTTAAGGTCTATGATTTGCGGATGATGCGAGCCATTACACCACTACAAGTGCACGTTGACCCTGCCTTCTTGCGCTTCATCCCCACTTATACCTCCCGCCTTGCCATCATCTCCCAGACAG gGCAGTGCCAGTTTTGTGAGCCCACAGGCCTAGCCAACCCAGCAGACATCTTCCACGTGAATCCTGTGGGGCCTTTGCTGATGACATTTGATGTGTCGGCTAGCAAGCAGGCCCTAGCCTTTGGGGACTCAGAGGGCTGTGTACACCTCTGGGCTGATTCTCCTGAAGCATCTTTCAACCCCTATTCCCGTGAAACTGAATTTGCCCTACCTTGCCTTGTTGACTCACTGCCACCCCTGGACTGGAACCAGGACCTactgcctctctctctcatcccagtTCCGCTCACCACTGACACTCTTCTCTCTGACTGGCCAGCTGCCAACTCTGTTCCTGCTCCCAG GAGGGCACCACCGGTGGATGCAGAGATTCTGCGCACCATGAAGAAGGTGGGCTTCATTGGCTATGCACCCAACCCCCGAACCAGGCTTCGAAACCAG atCCCTTACCGCCTCAAGGAGCTGGATAGTGAGTTTGACAACTTCAACCAGGTTCCTGAGTCACCTATAGGGCGGGAAGAGGAGCCACATCTCTATATGGTCTCCAAAAAATATCGGAAG GTGACCATCAAATACTCAAAGCTAGGGCTAGAGGATTTTGACTTTAAGCACTACAATAAGACGTTGTTTGCTGGGCTGGAACCCCACATTCCCAATGCCTATTGTAACTGCATGATTCAG GTCTTGTACTTCCTTGAACCTGTCCGCTGTCTAATCCAGAACCACCTGTGCCAGAAGGAGTTCTGCCTGGGCTGTGAGCTGGGCTTCTTGTTCCACATGTTGGACCTGTCTCGTGGTGATCCGTGCCAG GGAAGTAACTTCCTGAGGGCATTCCGCACCATCCCTGAAGCCTCAGCGCTAGGCTTAATCCTGGCCGATTCAGATGAGGTTTCAGGCAAGGGCAATCTGGCCAGGCTCATCCAGAGGTGGAATCGTTTTATTCTGACACAGTTGCACCAAGATATGCAGGAACAGGAAGGCCCTCAGGCTTACAGGGGTGCAGGAGGCAG CTTTTGTTCATCAGGAGACTCGGTCATTGGGCAGCTCTTCAGTTGTGAGGTGGAGAACTGTAGCCTGTGCCGATGTGGCAAAGAAACAGTGCGTGTGTCATCTACCCTGCTCTTCACACTCTCCTATCCTGAGAGCCACAGTAATG ATAAGAGTATGAAGAACTATGACTTTGCTCAGGTGTTGAAAAGAAGCATCTGCCTGGAACAGAACACACAGGCTTGGTGTGAGAACTGTGAGAAGTACCAGCCCACA GTCCAGACCCGCAATATTCGCCATCTCCCAGATGTTCTAGTTATCAACTGTGAGGTCAACAGCTCTAAAGAGGCTGATTTCTGGAAACTGCAGGCAGAG tttGCCTTCAAGATGGCAGTAAAGAAGGCAGGTGGGGAGATCCCTAAAAGCAAAGAGAGTGCTTTAGCCGATTG GAAAGACCTAGGAAGTCCAAAAGGGAGGCCTTTGTGCACTTCCATTGAGGAGCTAAAGAATGTCTGGCTTCCATACTCCATTCAGATGAAACTAACGAAGAACAAGGGATTGGATGTCAGCAACTGGACAGATGGGGATGAG CAGAGCCCGCTCAGGGAAGAGGAGGATAGCATCTATGTGTATGACCTTATGGCTACTGTGGTACACATTCTAGATTCACGAACAGGGGGCAGCCTGGTGGGTCACATCAAAGTTGGGGAGACCTACCACCAGCGCAAAGAG GGTGTTACTCACCAGCAGTGGTACCTCTTCAATGACTTCCTTATTGAACCTGTGGATAAg TGTGAGGCTGTGCAATTTGACATGAGCTGGAAGGTGCCCGCCATCTTATATTATGTCAAGAGGAACCTCAACACCAAATACAACCTGAGCA TCAAGAACCCTATTGAAGCAAGCGTGCTGCTGGCCGAGGCCTCACTGGCCCGGAAGCAGCGCAAGACCCATGCTACCTTCATCccactgatgctgagtgagatgCCACAGGCCGGGGACCTGGTGGGCCTGGATGCTGAATTTGTCACCCTTAATGAG GAGGAGGCAGAGTTGCGTAGTGATGGCACCAAGTCCACCATCAAACCAAGCCAGATGTCAGTGGCTAGAATCACCTGTGTCCGGGGCCAAGGGCCAAATGAAGGTGTTCCCTTCATTGATGACTACATCTCTACACAGGAGCAG GTGGTGGATTACTTAACCCAGTACTCAGGGATAAAGCCTGGAGACCTTGATGCTAAGATTTCCTCTAAGCACCTTACCACTCTGAAGTCTACCTATTTGAAGCTTCGCTTTCTTATAGATATTGGTGTCAAATTTGTGGGTCATGGACTACAGAAGGACTTCCGGGTCATCAATCTCATG GTGCCCAAAGACCAGGTCATTGATACTGTCTACCTCTTCCACATGCCCCGAAAACGAATGATCTCCTTGCGCTTCCTTGCTTGGTATTTCTTGG ATCTCAAGATCCAAGGGGAGACCCATGATAGCATTGAGGATGCCCGAACAGCTCTTCAACTTTACCGAAAGTATCTAGAGTTAAGCAAAAATGGCAGCGAACCAGAGTCTTTCCACAAAGTGCTCAAGGGGCTTTATGAGAAGGGCCGGAAAATGGATTGGAAGGTTCCTGAGCCTGATGGCCAGGCAAGCCCCAAGA ATTCAGCCGTCTTCTCCACTGTGCTGGCGCTCTGA
- the PAN2 gene encoding PAN2-PAN3 deadenylation complex catalytic subunit PAN2 isoform X2, which produces MNFESLDPGLTEYAPALHPTLDPVLDAHLNPSLLQNVELDPEGVALEALSVPESVHIMEGVYSELHSVVAEVGVPVSVSHFDLHEEMLWVGSHGGHATSFFGPALERYSSFQVNGSDDIRQIQSLENGVLFLTKNNLKYMARGGLILFDYLLDESEDMHSLLLTESSTLLVGGLQNHVLEIDLTTVQETQKYAVEVPGITIMRQSSRFFFCGHTSGKVSLRDLRTFKVEHEFDAFSGSLSDFDVHGNLLAACGFSSRLSGLACDRFLKVYDLRMMRAITPLQVHVDPAFLRFIPTYTSRLAIISQTGQCQFCEPTGLANPADIFHVNPVGPLLMTFDVSASKQALAFGDSEGCVHLWADSPEASFNPYSRETEFALPCLVDSLPPLDWNQDLLPLSLIPVPLTTDTLLSDWPAANSVPAPRRAPPVDAEILRTMKKVGFIGYAPNPRTRLRNQIPYRLKELDSEFDNFNQVPESPIGREEEPHLYMVSKKYRKVTIKYSKLGLEDFDFKHYNKTLFAGLEPHIPNAYCNCMIQVLYFLEPVRCLIQNHLCQKEFCLGCELGFLFHMLDLSRGDPCQGSNFLRAFRTIPEASALGLILADSDEVSGKGNLARLIQRWNRFILTQLHQDMQEQEGPQAYRGAGGSFCSSGDSVIGQLFSCEVENCSLCRCGKETVRVSSTLLFTLSYPESHSNDKSMKNYDFAQVLKRSICLEQNTQAWCENCEKYQPTVQTRNIRHLPDVLVINCEVNSSKEADFWKLQAEFAFKMAVKKAGGEIPKSKESALADWKDLGSPKGRPLCTSIEELKNVWLPYSIQMKLTKNKGLDVSNWTDGDESPLREEEDSIYVYDLMATVVHILDSRTGGSLVGHIKVGETYHQRKEGVTHQQWYLFNDFLIEPVDKCEAVQFDMSWKVPAILYYVKRNLNTKYNLSIKNPIEASVLLAEASLARKQRKTHATFIPLMLSEMPQAGDLVGLDAEFVTLNEEEAELRSDGTKSTIKPSQMSVARITCVRGQGPNEGVPFIDDYISTQEQVVDYLTQYSGIKPGDLDAKISSKHLTTLKSTYLKLRFLIDIGVKFVGHGLQKDFRVINLMVPKDQVIDTVYLFHMPRKRMISLRFLAWYFLDLKIQGETHDSIEDARTALQLYRKYLELSKNGSEPESFHKVLKGLYEKGRKMDWKVPEPDGQASPKNSAVFSTVLAL; this is translated from the exons ATGAACTTTGAGAGCCTGGATCCTGGACTGACGGAGTATGCCCCAGCCCTGCATCCCACCCTGGACCCTGTCCTGGATGCCCACCTGAACCCTAGTCTGCTGCAGAATGTGGAGCTGGACCCCGAGGGAGTGGCCCTGGAGGCTCTGTCCGTCCCGGAGTCCGTGCACATCATGGAAGGCGTCTACTCGGAGCTGCACAGTGTGGTAGCCGAGGTGGGCGTGCCGGTATCCGTCTCCCACTTCGACCTCCACGAGGAGATGCTGTGGGTGGGGAGTCATGGG GGCCATGCCACCTCATTCTTTGGCCCAGCCCTGGAGCGCTATTCATCCTTCCAAGTCAATGGCAGTGATGACATTCGGCAGATCCAGAGCCTGGAGAATGGTGTTCTTTTTCTTACTAAGAACAACTTAAAGTACATGGCCCGTGGGGGACTCATTCTCTTTGATTACCT CCTGGATGAGAGTGAGGACATGCACAGCCTCCTCCTGACTGAGAGCAGCACCCTACTTGTAGGTGGACTACAAAACCATGTGCTGGAGATTGACCTTACCACTGTCCAGGAAACACAGAAG TATGCTGTGGAGGTACCAGGCATCACCATCATGAGGCAGTCCAGTCGCTTTTTCTTCTGTGGTCACACATCTGGCAAG GTATCTCTTCGGGATCTTCGTACTTTCAAGGTCGAGCATGAATTTGATGCCTTCTCAGGAAGTTTGTCAGACTTTGATGTGCATGGCAACCTGCTGGCAGCCTGTGGCTTCTCTAGCCGCTTGAGTGGTTTGGCCTGTGACCGATTCCTTAAGGTCTATGATTTGCGGATGATGCGAGCCATTACACCACTACAAGTGCACGTTGACCCTGCCTTCTTGCGCTTCATCCCCACTTATACCTCCCGCCTTGCCATCATCTCCCAGACAG gGCAGTGCCAGTTTTGTGAGCCCACAGGCCTAGCCAACCCAGCAGACATCTTCCACGTGAATCCTGTGGGGCCTTTGCTGATGACATTTGATGTGTCGGCTAGCAAGCAGGCCCTAGCCTTTGGGGACTCAGAGGGCTGTGTACACCTCTGGGCTGATTCTCCTGAAGCATCTTTCAACCCCTATTCCCGTGAAACTGAATTTGCCCTACCTTGCCTTGTTGACTCACTGCCACCCCTGGACTGGAACCAGGACCTactgcctctctctctcatcccagtTCCGCTCACCACTGACACTCTTCTCTCTGACTGGCCAGCTGCCAACTCTGTTCCTGCTCCCAG GAGGGCACCACCGGTGGATGCAGAGATTCTGCGCACCATGAAGAAGGTGGGCTTCATTGGCTATGCACCCAACCCCCGAACCAGGCTTCGAAACCAG atCCCTTACCGCCTCAAGGAGCTGGATAGTGAGTTTGACAACTTCAACCAGGTTCCTGAGTCACCTATAGGGCGGGAAGAGGAGCCACATCTCTATATGGTCTCCAAAAAATATCGGAAG GTGACCATCAAATACTCAAAGCTAGGGCTAGAGGATTTTGACTTTAAGCACTACAATAAGACGTTGTTTGCTGGGCTGGAACCCCACATTCCCAATGCCTATTGTAACTGCATGATTCAG GTCTTGTACTTCCTTGAACCTGTCCGCTGTCTAATCCAGAACCACCTGTGCCAGAAGGAGTTCTGCCTGGGCTGTGAGCTGGGCTTCTTGTTCCACATGTTGGACCTGTCTCGTGGTGATCCGTGCCAG GGAAGTAACTTCCTGAGGGCATTCCGCACCATCCCTGAAGCCTCAGCGCTAGGCTTAATCCTGGCCGATTCAGATGAGGTTTCAGGCAAGGGCAATCTGGCCAGGCTCATCCAGAGGTGGAATCGTTTTATTCTGACACAGTTGCACCAAGATATGCAGGAACAGGAAGGCCCTCAGGCTTACAGGGGTGCAGGAGGCAG CTTTTGTTCATCAGGAGACTCGGTCATTGGGCAGCTCTTCAGTTGTGAGGTGGAGAACTGTAGCCTGTGCCGATGTGGCAAAGAAACAGTGCGTGTGTCATCTACCCTGCTCTTCACACTCTCCTATCCTGAGAGCCACAGTAATG ATAAGAGTATGAAGAACTATGACTTTGCTCAGGTGTTGAAAAGAAGCATCTGCCTGGAACAGAACACACAGGCTTGGTGTGAGAACTGTGAGAAGTACCAGCCCACA GTCCAGACCCGCAATATTCGCCATCTCCCAGATGTTCTAGTTATCAACTGTGAGGTCAACAGCTCTAAAGAGGCTGATTTCTGGAAACTGCAGGCAGAG tttGCCTTCAAGATGGCAGTAAAGAAGGCAGGTGGGGAGATCCCTAAAAGCAAAGAGAGTGCTTTAGCCGATTG GAAAGACCTAGGAAGTCCAAAAGGGAGGCCTTTGTGCACTTCCATTGAGGAGCTAAAGAATGTCTGGCTTCCATACTCCATTCAGATGAAACTAACGAAGAACAAGGGATTGGATGTCAGCAACTGGACAGATGGGGATGAG AGCCCGCTCAGGGAAGAGGAGGATAGCATCTATGTGTATGACCTTATGGCTACTGTGGTACACATTCTAGATTCACGAACAGGGGGCAGCCTGGTGGGTCACATCAAAGTTGGGGAGACCTACCACCAGCGCAAAGAG GGTGTTACTCACCAGCAGTGGTACCTCTTCAATGACTTCCTTATTGAACCTGTGGATAAg TGTGAGGCTGTGCAATTTGACATGAGCTGGAAGGTGCCCGCCATCTTATATTATGTCAAGAGGAACCTCAACACCAAATACAACCTGAGCA TCAAGAACCCTATTGAAGCAAGCGTGCTGCTGGCCGAGGCCTCACTGGCCCGGAAGCAGCGCAAGACCCATGCTACCTTCATCccactgatgctgagtgagatgCCACAGGCCGGGGACCTGGTGGGCCTGGATGCTGAATTTGTCACCCTTAATGAG GAGGAGGCAGAGTTGCGTAGTGATGGCACCAAGTCCACCATCAAACCAAGCCAGATGTCAGTGGCTAGAATCACCTGTGTCCGGGGCCAAGGGCCAAATGAAGGTGTTCCCTTCATTGATGACTACATCTCTACACAGGAGCAG GTGGTGGATTACTTAACCCAGTACTCAGGGATAAAGCCTGGAGACCTTGATGCTAAGATTTCCTCTAAGCACCTTACCACTCTGAAGTCTACCTATTTGAAGCTTCGCTTTCTTATAGATATTGGTGTCAAATTTGTGGGTCATGGACTACAGAAGGACTTCCGGGTCATCAATCTCATG GTGCCCAAAGACCAGGTCATTGATACTGTCTACCTCTTCCACATGCCCCGAAAACGAATGATCTCCTTGCGCTTCCTTGCTTGGTATTTCTTGG ATCTCAAGATCCAAGGGGAGACCCATGATAGCATTGAGGATGCCCGAACAGCTCTTCAACTTTACCGAAAGTATCTAGAGTTAAGCAAAAATGGCAGCGAACCAGAGTCTTTCCACAAAGTGCTCAAGGGGCTTTATGAGAAGGGCCGGAAAATGGATTGGAAGGTTCCTGAGCCTGATGGCCAGGCAAGCCCCAAGA ATTCAGCCGTCTTCTCCACTGTGCTGGCGCTCTGA
- the PAN2 gene encoding PAN2-PAN3 deadenylation complex catalytic subunit PAN2 isoform X3, which yields MEGVYSELHSVVAEVGVPVSVSHFDLHEEMLWVGSHGGHATSFFGPALERYSSFQVNGSDDIRQIQSLENGVLFLTKNNLKYMARGGLILFDYLLDESEDMHSLLLTESSTLLVGGLQNHVLEIDLTTVQETQKYAVEVPGITIMRQSSRFFFCGHTSGKVSLRDLRTFKVEHEFDAFSGSLSDFDVHGNLLAACGFSSRLSGLACDRFLKVYDLRMMRAITPLQVHVDPAFLRFIPTYTSRLAIISQTGQCQFCEPTGLANPADIFHVNPVGPLLMTFDVSASKQALAFGDSEGCVHLWADSPEASFNPYSRETEFALPCLVDSLPPLDWNQDLLPLSLIPVPLTTDTLLSDWPAANSVPAPRRAPPVDAEILRTMKKVGFIGYAPNPRTRLRNQIPYRLKELDSEFDNFNQVPESPIGREEEPHLYMVSKKYRKVTIKYSKLGLEDFDFKHYNKTLFAGLEPHIPNAYCNCMIQVLYFLEPVRCLIQNHLCQKEFCLGCELGFLFHMLDLSRGDPCQGSNFLRAFRTIPEASALGLILADSDEVSGKGNLARLIQRWNRFILTQLHQDMQEQEGPQAYRGAGGSFCSSGDSVIGQLFSCEVENCSLCRCGKETVRVSSTLLFTLSYPESHSNDKSMKNYDFAQVLKRSICLEQNTQAWCENCEKYQPTVQTRNIRHLPDVLVINCEVNSSKEADFWKLQAEFAFKMAVKKAGGEIPKSKESALADWKDLGSPKGRPLCTSIEELKNVWLPYSIQMKLTKNKGLDVSNWTDGDEQSPLREEEDSIYVYDLMATVVHILDSRTGGSLVGHIKVGETYHQRKEGVTHQQWYLFNDFLIEPVDKCEAVQFDMSWKVPAILYYVKRNLNTKYNLSIKNPIEASVLLAEASLARKQRKTHATFIPLMLSEMPQAGDLVGLDAEFVTLNEEEAELRSDGTKSTIKPSQMSVARITCVRGQGPNEGVPFIDDYISTQEQVVDYLTQYSGIKPGDLDAKISSKHLTTLKSTYLKLRFLIDIGVKFVGHGLQKDFRVINLMVPKDQVIDTVYLFHMPRKRMISLRFLAWYFLDLKIQGETHDSIEDARTALQLYRKYLELSKNGSEPESFHKVLKGLYEKGRKMDWKVPEPDGQASPKNSAVFSTVLAL from the exons ATGGAAGGCGTCTACTCGGAGCTGCACAGTGTGGTAGCCGAGGTGGGCGTGCCGGTATCCGTCTCCCACTTCGACCTCCACGAGGAGATGCTGTGGGTGGGGAGTCATGGG GGCCATGCCACCTCATTCTTTGGCCCAGCCCTGGAGCGCTATTCATCCTTCCAAGTCAATGGCAGTGATGACATTCGGCAGATCCAGAGCCTGGAGAATGGTGTTCTTTTTCTTACTAAGAACAACTTAAAGTACATGGCCCGTGGGGGACTCATTCTCTTTGATTACCT CCTGGATGAGAGTGAGGACATGCACAGCCTCCTCCTGACTGAGAGCAGCACCCTACTTGTAGGTGGACTACAAAACCATGTGCTGGAGATTGACCTTACCACTGTCCAGGAAACACAGAAG TATGCTGTGGAGGTACCAGGCATCACCATCATGAGGCAGTCCAGTCGCTTTTTCTTCTGTGGTCACACATCTGGCAAG GTATCTCTTCGGGATCTTCGTACTTTCAAGGTCGAGCATGAATTTGATGCCTTCTCAGGAAGTTTGTCAGACTTTGATGTGCATGGCAACCTGCTGGCAGCCTGTGGCTTCTCTAGCCGCTTGAGTGGTTTGGCCTGTGACCGATTCCTTAAGGTCTATGATTTGCGGATGATGCGAGCCATTACACCACTACAAGTGCACGTTGACCCTGCCTTCTTGCGCTTCATCCCCACTTATACCTCCCGCCTTGCCATCATCTCCCAGACAG gGCAGTGCCAGTTTTGTGAGCCCACAGGCCTAGCCAACCCAGCAGACATCTTCCACGTGAATCCTGTGGGGCCTTTGCTGATGACATTTGATGTGTCGGCTAGCAAGCAGGCCCTAGCCTTTGGGGACTCAGAGGGCTGTGTACACCTCTGGGCTGATTCTCCTGAAGCATCTTTCAACCCCTATTCCCGTGAAACTGAATTTGCCCTACCTTGCCTTGTTGACTCACTGCCACCCCTGGACTGGAACCAGGACCTactgcctctctctctcatcccagtTCCGCTCACCACTGACACTCTTCTCTCTGACTGGCCAGCTGCCAACTCTGTTCCTGCTCCCAG GAGGGCACCACCGGTGGATGCAGAGATTCTGCGCACCATGAAGAAGGTGGGCTTCATTGGCTATGCACCCAACCCCCGAACCAGGCTTCGAAACCAG atCCCTTACCGCCTCAAGGAGCTGGATAGTGAGTTTGACAACTTCAACCAGGTTCCTGAGTCACCTATAGGGCGGGAAGAGGAGCCACATCTCTATATGGTCTCCAAAAAATATCGGAAG GTGACCATCAAATACTCAAAGCTAGGGCTAGAGGATTTTGACTTTAAGCACTACAATAAGACGTTGTTTGCTGGGCTGGAACCCCACATTCCCAATGCCTATTGTAACTGCATGATTCAG GTCTTGTACTTCCTTGAACCTGTCCGCTGTCTAATCCAGAACCACCTGTGCCAGAAGGAGTTCTGCCTGGGCTGTGAGCTGGGCTTCTTGTTCCACATGTTGGACCTGTCTCGTGGTGATCCGTGCCAG GGAAGTAACTTCCTGAGGGCATTCCGCACCATCCCTGAAGCCTCAGCGCTAGGCTTAATCCTGGCCGATTCAGATGAGGTTTCAGGCAAGGGCAATCTGGCCAGGCTCATCCAGAGGTGGAATCGTTTTATTCTGACACAGTTGCACCAAGATATGCAGGAACAGGAAGGCCCTCAGGCTTACAGGGGTGCAGGAGGCAG CTTTTGTTCATCAGGAGACTCGGTCATTGGGCAGCTCTTCAGTTGTGAGGTGGAGAACTGTAGCCTGTGCCGATGTGGCAAAGAAACAGTGCGTGTGTCATCTACCCTGCTCTTCACACTCTCCTATCCTGAGAGCCACAGTAATG ATAAGAGTATGAAGAACTATGACTTTGCTCAGGTGTTGAAAAGAAGCATCTGCCTGGAACAGAACACACAGGCTTGGTGTGAGAACTGTGAGAAGTACCAGCCCACA GTCCAGACCCGCAATATTCGCCATCTCCCAGATGTTCTAGTTATCAACTGTGAGGTCAACAGCTCTAAAGAGGCTGATTTCTGGAAACTGCAGGCAGAG tttGCCTTCAAGATGGCAGTAAAGAAGGCAGGTGGGGAGATCCCTAAAAGCAAAGAGAGTGCTTTAGCCGATTG GAAAGACCTAGGAAGTCCAAAAGGGAGGCCTTTGTGCACTTCCATTGAGGAGCTAAAGAATGTCTGGCTTCCATACTCCATTCAGATGAAACTAACGAAGAACAAGGGATTGGATGTCAGCAACTGGACAGATGGGGATGAG CAGAGCCCGCTCAGGGAAGAGGAGGATAGCATCTATGTGTATGACCTTATGGCTACTGTGGTACACATTCTAGATTCACGAACAGGGGGCAGCCTGGTGGGTCACATCAAAGTTGGGGAGACCTACCACCAGCGCAAAGAG GGTGTTACTCACCAGCAGTGGTACCTCTTCAATGACTTCCTTATTGAACCTGTGGATAAg TGTGAGGCTGTGCAATTTGACATGAGCTGGAAGGTGCCCGCCATCTTATATTATGTCAAGAGGAACCTCAACACCAAATACAACCTGAGCA TCAAGAACCCTATTGAAGCAAGCGTGCTGCTGGCCGAGGCCTCACTGGCCCGGAAGCAGCGCAAGACCCATGCTACCTTCATCccactgatgctgagtgagatgCCACAGGCCGGGGACCTGGTGGGCCTGGATGCTGAATTTGTCACCCTTAATGAG GAGGAGGCAGAGTTGCGTAGTGATGGCACCAAGTCCACCATCAAACCAAGCCAGATGTCAGTGGCTAGAATCACCTGTGTCCGGGGCCAAGGGCCAAATGAAGGTGTTCCCTTCATTGATGACTACATCTCTACACAGGAGCAG GTGGTGGATTACTTAACCCAGTACTCAGGGATAAAGCCTGGAGACCTTGATGCTAAGATTTCCTCTAAGCACCTTACCACTCTGAAGTCTACCTATTTGAAGCTTCGCTTTCTTATAGATATTGGTGTCAAATTTGTGGGTCATGGACTACAGAAGGACTTCCGGGTCATCAATCTCATG GTGCCCAAAGACCAGGTCATTGATACTGTCTACCTCTTCCACATGCCCCGAAAACGAATGATCTCCTTGCGCTTCCTTGCTTGGTATTTCTTGG ATCTCAAGATCCAAGGGGAGACCCATGATAGCATTGAGGATGCCCGAACAGCTCTTCAACTTTACCGAAAGTATCTAGAGTTAAGCAAAAATGGCAGCGAACCAGAGTCTTTCCACAAAGTGCTCAAGGGGCTTTATGAGAAGGGCCGGAAAATGGATTGGAAGGTTCCTGAGCCTGATGGCCAGGCAAGCCCCAAGA ATTCAGCCGTCTTCTCCACTGTGCTGGCGCTCTGA